In one window of Meiothermus sp. CFH 77666 DNA:
- a CDS encoding class I SAM-dependent rRNA methyltransferase produces MLEGVESVTARPGKDKKVRNFYPGLFADELGSTPERPGVVRVFSAQMEFLGVGYYDPRSRVALRIYRFEDGPLDRQFFLRRFARARKKRARLGEFHRLVHAEADGLPGLVVDRFGGVLVVQVRNRAMEALRESWLPALVEAATPDGIYERSDMDSRRQEGLPERVGVLYGEVPPVLEVHEDGLVFQIPIALAQKTGYYLDQRENRRLLEQMVEPGQRVLDVYSYVGAFALRAARKGAYALAVDKDLEALGVLDRTASRLGLRVDIRQGDALAVLGSLTQSKTPPFQHVLLDPPTLVKKPDELPRVKRLLVDLLRPALRLLDVEGWLWLSSCAYYLGVNELLEVTRRAAADEGRRLRVHAIHYNPPDHPWSLHVPESLYLKTVLFQDDSL; encoded by the coding sequence TGGTACGGGTGTTCTCGGCTCAGATGGAGTTCCTGGGGGTGGGCTACTACGACCCCAGGAGCCGCGTAGCCCTGCGGATCTACCGCTTTGAGGATGGACCGCTGGACAGGCAATTCTTTCTTCGCCGGTTTGCGCGAGCCAGAAAAAAGCGGGCCAGACTGGGCGAATTTCACCGGCTGGTACACGCCGAGGCGGATGGGCTGCCGGGGCTGGTGGTGGATCGTTTTGGGGGGGTACTGGTAGTGCAGGTGCGCAACCGCGCCATGGAGGCTTTGCGCGAGAGTTGGCTCCCTGCCCTGGTTGAAGCTGCTACTCCGGACGGCATTTACGAACGCTCCGACATGGACAGCCGCCGACAGGAGGGGCTACCGGAGAGGGTTGGTGTGCTGTATGGAGAGGTGCCGCCGGTATTGGAGGTACACGAGGATGGGCTGGTTTTCCAGATCCCCATTGCCCTGGCGCAAAAGACCGGCTACTACCTCGATCAGCGCGAAAACCGCCGGTTGCTGGAACAAATGGTAGAGCCGGGCCAGCGCGTGTTAGACGTGTATAGTTACGTGGGAGCCTTCGCCTTGCGGGCAGCTCGCAAGGGGGCCTACGCCCTGGCGGTAGACAAGGACCTCGAGGCCCTGGGGGTGCTGGATCGCACCGCCTCCCGGCTGGGGCTGCGAGTAGACATTCGTCAGGGAGATGCCCTGGCTGTGCTGGGAAGCCTGACCCAGAGCAAAACCCCACCCTTCCAGCACGTGCTGCTCGACCCGCCCACCCTGGTCAAGAAGCCCGACGAGTTACCCAGGGTCAAGCGGCTCCTGGTGGATTTACTGCGGCCTGCTTTGCGGCTTCTGGATGTTGAGGGGTGGTTGTGGCTCTCGAGCTGCGCCTACTACCTGGGGGTGAACGAGTTACTCGAGGTAACTCGCCGGGCCGCTGCCGATGAAGGCCGTCGTCTGCGGGTTCATGCCATCCACTACAACCCCCCCGATCACCCCTGGAGCCTGCACGTGCCGGAGTCGCTCTACCTCAAGACGGTTCTCTTCCAGGACGACTCATTGTAG
- the apaG gene encoding Co2+/Mg2+ efflux protein ApaG produces the protein MAQALPIRSDIHIHVEVVYAEQHSRPGQHVFVYFITLENRGYETVQLLSREWFIHDGNGEVAHVQGEGVVGEKPILEPGQRYQYNSFCPLAHTPGFMQGYYTFQNTLGELFRVEIPAFALRLPESNPRTLN, from the coding sequence ATGGCTCAGGCTTTGCCCATCCGCAGCGACATTCACATCCACGTAGAGGTGGTCTATGCCGAGCAGCACTCGAGGCCCGGCCAGCATGTGTTTGTCTATTTCATCACCCTGGAAAACCGGGGCTACGAGACCGTTCAACTGCTGAGCCGCGAATGGTTCATCCACGATGGCAACGGCGAGGTCGCGCATGTGCAGGGCGAGGGGGTGGTGGGTGAAAAACCCATCCTCGAGCCGGGTCAGCGCTACCAGTACAACAGCTTTTGTCCCCTTGCACACACGCCGGGCTTCATGCAGGGGTATTACACCTTCCAGAACACCCTGGGCGAGCTGTTTCGCGTTGAGATTCCGGCCTTTGCGCTCAGGCTTCCAGAGTCAAACCCCCGCACCCTCAACTGA